GTCGTGCTCCACCACGACCTGGCGACGGCCGCCGCCGGCACGGTCGTCCGGACGATCCGCGATGCCACCGGCGTCATCGACGCCGGCGAGGCGCCCCTGGTCAACGACTGCGCGTGCTGTGCCCTGCGTGAGGACCTGGTGCCGGAGCTGATCCGGATCCGGGACACGGGCGGCATCCGGCTCGCGGTCGTCGAGCTGTGGGACTCCGTCGAGCCCAAGGCCATGGCCGAGGTCGTCACGTCCGGCGGGCTCACCGTCACCGGCGTGATCACCGCCGTGGACCCGGCGCTGGTCCTGCCGTATCTCGGCAACGGCGACGACCTGGCCGAGCGTGGCCTCGCCGCCGCGGCCACCGACCAGCGCACGGTCGCCGACACCTTCGCGCGGCAGCTGGAGTACGCGCCCGTCCTGGCCATCACCGACTCCCCGGAGGCCGACGACGAGGACCGCGAACTGCTCGCCCAGCTGCACCCGACGGCCCGCCAGGTCCTGATCGGCCACGGTGACCTGGCGGGCGCACCCGCACCGGGTACGGCCTCCCCGTTGGTGCGGGCCGCTCTCGCCGGCTTCGACGTCGACGCGGCCGCCGCCGCCCAGCACCCCGCGTGCGCCCTGCTGCCCGCAGAGGCCGACTCCCACGGCGTCTCCACCCTCGTCTGGCACCGTCGCCGCCCCTTCCACCCGGAGCGGCTGTACGCGGCCCTGGAGGACATCACCTGTGCCGCCGCCCGCAGCCGGGGCCGGTTCTGGCTCGCCGACAAGCCGGACACGCTGCTGCACTGGGACGCGGCCGGCGGGGCGCTGTGCGTGGAGAGCGCGGGCCCGTGGCTCGCAGCCCTCCCGGACGCGGCCTGGGAGATGGTCCCGCCGGTGCGCCGCGCCGCCGCCGCGCTCGACTGGCACCCCGAGCACGGCGACTGCTGCCAGCACCTGGTCTTCACCTCGCCCGGCCTCGACCGCGACGGACTCGAACGGCTCCTGGAGTCCTGCCTGCTGACCGACGCCGAGTACGCCGCCGGGCGCACCGCCTGGAAGCGCCTGCCACCCGCCTTCGACACCCTCCTGGAGGTCTGACCCCGCCATGCCCCGTAAGCCCGAACGCAAGCCGGCCAAGAACCGTCCCAACCCGCTGGACCAGGCCAAGATCACGTACATCGACTACAAGGACACCGACCTGCTGCGGAAGTTCATCTCCGACCGCGGCAAGATCCGCAGCCGCCGCGTCACCCGCGTCTCGGCCCAGCAGCAGCGGATGCTGGCCCGCGCGATCAAGAACGCGCGGGAGATGGCGTTGCTGCCGTACTCCAGCCGCTGACGAGCGCCCAGGCAGTCGACCGATAGGTAGGAGATTCCCTACGTTTGACACGTAGGGAATCTCCTACCTATCGTCGTGCCCATGAACGCAACGCACATCACCCACGCCTCTTTCGTCACCCTCCCCGTCTCCGACCAGGACCGCGCCCTGCGCTTCTACCGGGACGTCCTCGGCTTCGAGGTCACCGCCGACCTGGACATGCCGCAGGGGCGCTGGCTCCAGGTCGCGCCGAAGGGAGCGCAGACCGTCTTCACGCTCTCCGGGCCGGGCATGGGCGGTTTCGAACCCGGCTCGACCCGGGGGATCATGTTGCTGACGATCGATGTCGACGCCGACGTCGCCCGGCTCGCGGAAGCGGGAGCCTCGGTGCAGGGCCCGGACGAGCACCCGTGGGGCCGGATGGCCTCCTTCACGGACCCCGACGGCAACGGTCTGATGCTGCTGACGGAGGGCCAGCACTAGGGCCCTTCTGAGGGATCATGCCGCAGACGCGGGTCTGGCACGCCAGGCCCCGCTCACCGGAGCCGAGAGGGCGCCGCGGATATCCTGCGGCCTGATCCGCCCGACAGGCCCGAAAGGCAGGCATGACCACGACCGGGGCCCGCGAGGCCGCCGAGGACCGCGTCTTCGCCGCGCTCTCCAGCGGCGTACGCCGCGAGCTGCTGCGCCTGCTGCGCGACGACGGGCCCCAGCCCGTCCAGGCCCTGGCCGACCACTTCGACATGCGGCGCCCCAGCCTCTCGGAGCACCTGAAGGTGCTCCGAGAGGCTGGTCTCGTCTCCGAGCGGCGTTCCGGCCGGCAGCGCATCTACCGTCTCGAGGCGGCCCCGCTCGCCGAGGTGCAGGACTGGCTCCATCCCTACGAACGGTTCTGGCGCGGGCGGTTGAAAGACCTCGGCGAACTGCTCGACCGCATGCCCGACGATGGCACGACATGAGCACCGCACCCGATGACGACCTCACGGTCATCCGCGTGGACCAGTTCTTCCCGCACCCGCCGGCCAAAGTCTGGCGCGCTCTGACGGAGCCCGATCTGCTCGTGCAGTGGCAGATGCGGGGTGCCGAGGACTTCCGCCTGGAGGTCGGCCACCGCTATCGCATGACCTCGGTACCGCGTCCCAGCTCCAACTTCTCCGGCGTCGTCGAGGTGCGGGTCCTCGCCTACGACGTCGAGCGGATGCTCCGCCTCCGCTGGGCCGACGTCGATCCGGCCAACCCCGCGAACTGGACGATCACCTGGACGTTGGAACACGAAGGCCGCGGCACGCGTCTCTTCCTAGTGCACGAGGGGTTCGATCCGGACGACCCCGCGCAGCTGATGGCGCGGAAGATCATGGACGGGGGCTGGCGGTCGCATGTACTGCGAGCTCTGGGGCAGACGCTGGAACGACTCCGGTAACCCGAACAACTTCCGTAACAGGAACGACTTCGGGCACTGGAACAGCTTCAGTCACTGGAACGACTTCGGTAACGCGGCCGTCCAAGGCGCGGACAAGGCAGTGAGTAAAGCGGCCCCCAAAGCTGTAATCGCAGGATGACG
The nucleotide sequence above comes from Streptomyces sp. NL15-2K. Encoded proteins:
- a CDS encoding GTP-binding protein, translated to MPELSVVIVGGLHADARKAAVERLLADVPDSVVLHHDLATAAAGTVVRTIRDATGVIDAGEAPLVNDCACCALREDLVPELIRIRDTGGIRLAVVELWDSVEPKAMAEVVTSGGLTVTGVITAVDPALVLPYLGNGDDLAERGLAAAATDQRTVADTFARQLEYAPVLAITDSPEADDEDRELLAQLHPTARQVLIGHGDLAGAPAPGTASPLVRAALAGFDVDAAAAAQHPACALLPAEADSHGVSTLVWHRRRPFHPERLYAALEDITCAAARSRGRFWLADKPDTLLHWDAAGGALCVESAGPWLAALPDAAWEMVPPVRRAAAALDWHPEHGDCCQHLVFTSPGLDRDGLERLLESCLLTDAEYAAGRTAWKRLPPAFDTLLEV
- the rpsR gene encoding 30S ribosomal protein S18, which produces MPRKPERKPAKNRPNPLDQAKITYIDYKDTDLLRKFISDRGKIRSRRVTRVSAQQQRMLARAIKNAREMALLPYSSR
- a CDS encoding VOC family protein, with translation MNATHITHASFVTLPVSDQDRALRFYRDVLGFEVTADLDMPQGRWLQVAPKGAQTVFTLSGPGMGGFEPGSTRGIMLLTIDVDADVARLAEAGASVQGPDEHPWGRMASFTDPDGNGLMLLTEGQH
- a CDS encoding metalloregulator ArsR/SmtB family transcription factor codes for the protein MTTTGAREAAEDRVFAALSSGVRRELLRLLRDDGPQPVQALADHFDMRRPSLSEHLKVLREAGLVSERRSGRQRIYRLEAAPLAEVQDWLHPYERFWRGRLKDLGELLDRMPDDGTT
- a CDS encoding SRPBCC domain-containing protein is translated as MSTAPDDDLTVIRVDQFFPHPPAKVWRALTEPDLLVQWQMRGAEDFRLEVGHRYRMTSVPRPSSNFSGVVEVRVLAYDVERMLRLRWADVDPANPANWTITWTLEHEGRGTRLFLVHEGFDPDDPAQLMARKIMDGGWRSHVLRALGQTLERLR